The Streptomyces phaeolivaceus genome has a window encoding:
- a CDS encoding ABC transporter permease: MSVVDLEVSGTRGRTYWLLADVWNVVRRGLTHYQRQPVNIAWQLGFPILSVLLYGYVFGSAMKVPGGGDYRDFLMPGMFVMTMAFGFINTATLVVYDSTKGVIDRFRSMPMAPSAVVAGRGVTDLLAACAELAIMMLTAFAMGWRPDAGPGFLGAFGLLLWLRFALIWIGVWLGLMVPNPEAAGGLFAVAFPLTMISSIYVAPQLMPDWLGWIAAWNPISSTAAASRELFGTPVGGGDSWVEQNALLMAGVWPLVLTLVFLPLAVRRFQKLSR; the protein is encoded by the coding sequence ATGAGCGTCGTCGATCTGGAGGTGTCGGGTACGCGCGGGCGTACGTACTGGCTGCTCGCCGACGTCTGGAACGTCGTCCGCCGGGGCCTCACCCACTACCAGCGCCAACCGGTCAACATCGCATGGCAGTTGGGCTTTCCCATCCTGTCCGTGCTGCTGTACGGCTATGTCTTCGGCAGTGCCATGAAGGTGCCCGGGGGCGGGGACTACCGGGACTTCCTGATGCCGGGCATGTTCGTGATGACGATGGCCTTCGGGTTCATCAACACCGCGACCCTGGTGGTCTACGACTCCACCAAGGGGGTCATCGACCGTTTCCGCTCCATGCCGATGGCGCCCTCGGCGGTGGTCGCGGGGCGAGGGGTGACCGATCTCCTCGCCGCCTGCGCCGAGTTGGCCATCATGATGCTGACGGCCTTCGCGATGGGCTGGCGCCCCGACGCGGGCCCCGGCTTCCTGGGCGCGTTCGGGCTGCTGCTCTGGCTCCGCTTCGCGCTGATCTGGATCGGGGTGTGGCTGGGTCTGATGGTCCCCAACCCGGAGGCGGCGGGCGGTCTGTTCGCGGTCGCCTTCCCGCTCACCATGATCTCCAGCATCTACGTCGCCCCGCAGCTGATGCCCGACTGGCTGGGCTGGATCGCCGCGTGGAACCCGATCTCCTCCACGGCCGCCGCGAGCCGCGAGTTGTTCGGGACGCCGGTCGGCGGCGGGGACTCCTGGGTCGAGCAGAACGCGCTGCTGATGGCCGGGGTGTGGCCGCTGGTGCTGACGCTGGTCTTCCTGCCGCTGGCGGTGCGGAGGTTCCAGAAGCTGAGCCGGTGA